The genomic segment CTCCTTCTACAGGGCACTGTGAACTGTGGCCAGGCAGCAGCCTCTGTGCAAAGGACCTCCTTGCGTGCTGCCCGGCAATAGAAAAATTCAAAACAGAGGATCTGAATGGTGTATTTACAAAAGTCTCTTTAGTGCAGGGGAAAGGTGATCCGCTGGTTCTTGCAGATGACCAGGCAGCGACTGGAGTTTGTGGTTTGAGGTTGATGCTCCTGCTTTGATATGGTGTATTTGCTGATGTAGTTTCACTTAATTTAGAAGAGGTGATGTGGAATGGAGTTCGACTGGGAGTCCTTGTCTCAGTAGTGGGAAGCCCCAGGCTCTGGCTCCCCTTGATCGACTCTGAGAGAGAATAAGCAACATTGGGGCTTATATTTGGTCGAACTCTTTCCATCCGTGGGTCGACATCCTGGCCATGACCTCTCCCGGTGTTAGGcctcctctgctctgttctAGCAGCCCCTGCCCCGTCTGCTGGCTCCAAAACACTGTGGCTGCAGGACTGGACCAGGGACAGATGTGACTGCGCACCAATGGCAGAGATGTCCGGCAGCAAACTCTGTGGCATTGTATGCAGCTGCCGTTCTTGAGATGGACTAGGTTTTCTTGGAATTTCAGCCAGCTGATTTTCCTGCTCAGTGTCTTTATCTTGTAGTGGGAAACAAACCTTAACAGTGCCATTCCTGCATGCATCTTCATCTTTACTCTTCTCTGCAGTGCAAACTTTGGCCTTTTCAGCAAGAAACCTTCTGATCTCTTGCTCAATGCTGTCATCACTGTCTACTGAACTGCTATCGTCCTTTATCGGAACAGCATACTGAGTATTGTGCAGCAACAAGGGTTCTTTCACTGCCTCTGTTTTCACCTCCGTGCATGATGCAtgatgcatttcattttcatcagtTGGTTTATGttgggaaatattttttttattcgaCCCAGATTTGTCTTTCATGTCATCCTTCCTCTTGtctatttttttcaaagcactGCGTTTAGAAATTGGatcacattttaactttttggtCTGTAAAGCATTTCTAAGCAGCGGTTCATCCTCTTTGAGGCACTTCCTTGATTTCCGCTTTAGgtctcttgtctttttctttgactttctttttgttttgagcaGGTCTTTTATAGCGGTGTCTAGGTCCTCATCACTGTCAAGCGAGCTGCTTTTGTCTCCGCCTTGCTCTGTCTTGTGTGAACCAGCTACTAGGTGTGTTGGGCTTCTCTGGGAAAGTACAGATAGCCTGGAATCTTTTCTGTGCTCAGGTAAAGCCTTAGGGGGCGTGTCTTTAATCCTGCTATCTATTGTTGACACTTTAGAAATGCAACCgttttcctctttgtgttttcttctttgcgTCAGTGACAATCTTGGAGGTTTGTTTTGAGTTGCAACTTGTTTCGCTTTCACTTTCTCTCGTTCATTTATACTTTGACATTCTTGAGCCACGGTAGACGTGGGTGGCTGTTTGTGCATTTGGGCCTTCTGCTCAAGAAATTTTCTGATTTCCTGCTCAATTCCGTCCTCGCTATCAATGGAACTGTCATCGCTTTCTCCACCTGGGCAGTTGTGCAGAAGCGAAGACTGCAAGGAAGATTCAGTGGGTACACAACTGCTGAGGCCAACATTAGGATGGAAGGCCCCAGACATAACAGTTTTCGAAATGTCTAGGATCGCCTCCGCACACATGAGCTCTGCAGTTGTATTGATCTTTGGTGGGGCAGGAGTAAACGGCTTTTTTAAACCGTCTACCTTAAACGAAAGAAGTCCATTTCCATTACCTTTCTCACCTACTGCAAATGTATTCTTGGGTACGAAAACCGATGGAGGAACCGATTTAACTTCTTTCTCTGTTCTggactttttctctctcagtttcTTTGCGCTTTCTGTGCTTGTAGTTCCAACCACGTGTATTAATGACTTGCtgaaaggtttttgtttttgtaaggaTGGTTTCAGGGCACTTTTCTCCTTGAGCTGCTCGAGCTGGTAGCAGCGAATAGCTTCTTCAATTCCATCATCGCTAGTGGAGTCTGACTCTTCTTTGAATGCATGCGGATTGAAAACGTCCGTTCTGTTCTGCTGCTCCTTTTTCTCTAACTGGTATCTTTGAATAGCCTCCTCAATGCCATCATCACTACTGGAGTCATTTGAGTCTTGCTCTATTTTAATTGGAACTGAGCACTTCACCTTGTTGAAAAGACCAATTGCTTTAGATGGACTCTTATTCTGCTCTTTGGGCACATTTTTAGTCATTGTACCTTTATTAGGATCATATTTCTTAACCATTTTGTCATTAAGGAAACACTTGTTTTTGGTGTCCTTTTTAATAGGTACAACAGGTGCTGTGAGGGTCTCGACTTTGATACTTTTTGGAAACTGGTTGCTTGAAATCAGAAATGCATTACTGTCAGAGTTCTGTTTAGAAACCTCAGGAACAGGTGGCGTTTTTCTGGGAATTTTAGACGATTGGAGAATAGGGGAACAGGGTTCAGCCTTGCGTTTGTGatcatctttttctttcaggtATTCCCGTATTGCCTCCTCAATTCCTCTGTCAACAGAATCATCGCTGTCTGAATCACTGCTCCCATGGTTGACCGGGGGAATAATGTTTACCTGCTCCATTTGAGTGGGACTTTTTGTTTTGGACTTGGCTCCCATGTAAGAACCCATTGCAGCCTTGCAGACTTGGGGAGGACCATCTTGTCTTAATAGAACATTTCCCTCGATCTCGTCGCTCATCTCGAGTGAGGACTGGGTGCTCCTTAGACTCTCTATGATCATCTGGACCTTATCTGAGATAGGTGTGCCTGCAGTGGACAGCTCAGTGTCCGAGTCATTGAAGCATTGAAGGCTATAGCCTCCAGGTGGGCCACATGTTCTCCATTCTATTTGCGTCGCTGCAACAGGAGGTACATTCATCAAGTACATTCTAATGGAGTAGGATGAGGGCCTTGATCAGTGGAGTACACCTGCCTCCGAACACAATCACATGGTtaaatctaagaaaaaaaacaggaacagagAAGCAGTGAAAGGAAAGTCAAGCTACACTGAAAATTCAAAACCCTTTGTGCAGAAACTATGTAAATTGTTCATCAGATTATTTGGGTGCGATACATACCAGGTTCTGAATCCTATTCTCCAGAGACCcctgttttgcttgttttccaactatccctttTACCTTATCCATTGTTAATGGCACGCATCAAGTATGTTtaatcaatcagaagctggaagataccataaATGGGGATGGAGAGGGGGAGGAtaaagtgaattggtatcttccagcctCTGATTGAGTGCACATATTGTACCCAGGTAATCAGAGGTGAGTGGTACAAGGAtagaaaaacaagcagagcagtggTCCTTGGAACCAAGATTgataatgtaatataattaaatattatatagttTAATCTGTGTGAATTTTACATATTTGCCAACACACCTAGTAGTTTGCTGTGGTAAAATGCAAACCAATGCAAAAAACCTACAATGTAAATCCGTTAAAGCGACCATGTAGTCTAATCAACAGTTTCAACAAAACGTTTAGATTTTAAACCATTCTATAATCCTATTCACCAGAAATCATATATAGAAAAAGTGATTTCTATTGTACACCAAAACTAAACAGGGCACAGCCGTCCTGCACCCTGTTCGGGATGGTATGGATAACGCTCTTTGTTACAGCTGTCAAATGGTAAATATCCTTGAGTCTTAAAGGCAATGCCAAACCTCTGGAGGATGCCAGAAGAAGCAGGGCTGTCCATGGCGAGACAAATCTGCTAGCGGACCCCAGGTCAAAAAAAGGCCGTGGGATCCTGCTATATAGTTGCTTCAAGCTAATTAAATGGAAACTACTTCGCTCTGCAGTAGGTAGACAAAATTGCAAGTATTATAAATTGACTTTGACACTTCACTCCCCTtaagattaaaaatatataaataatgataTCATCAAAAacgataaataaataaaaaggtgcCTTTTTGTGTAATATTCTTAGCTATTACATTACAAATCCATCATTATTCAAATTACTACAAAGTACTTGTCATAGAGGGAACCTGTATCCTTTATGTTCCTTGTGGAAAGGACATTAAGTTTGCCCAGTTAGTAGCTCAGTCTTTGGGGTTACCATCAAGCAATGATTGGAGcattaaaaacattgtattttaaaattccaCCCTGAAATATGATCATCTTACACAGTGTAAAATGACGCTAATATgtacattatgtacattttactttatactTCACTACTACAGCATcactacatttacttttgttacCTTTTTGATGATAAgactttatactgtatattatccTAAGTTTACTTAGGATTACCAAGATAAtcctagtactactactacttaagTAGggtttgaa from the Channa argus isolate prfri chromosome 18, Channa argus male v1.0, whole genome shotgun sequence genome contains:
- the ppp1r26 gene encoding protein phosphatase 1 regulatory subunit 26, with protein sequence MYLMNVPPVAATQIEWRTCGPPGGYSLQCFNDSDTELSTAGTPISDKVQMIIESLRSTQSSLEMSDEIEGNVLLRQDGPPQVCKAAMGSYMGAKSKTKSPTQMEQVNIIPPVNHGSSDSDSDDSVDRGIEEAIREYLKEKDDHKRKAEPCSPILQSSKIPRKTPPVPEVSKQNSDSNAFLISSNQFPKSIKVETLTAPVVPIKKDTKNKCFLNDKMVKKYDPNKGTMTKNVPKEQNKSPSKAIGLFNKVKCSVPIKIEQDSNDSSSDDGIEEAIQRYQLEKKEQQNRTDVFNPHAFKEESDSTSDDGIEEAIRCYQLEQLKEKSALKPSLQKQKPFSKSLIHVVGTTSTESAKKLREKKSRTEKEVKSVPPSVFVPKNTFAVGEKGNGNGLLSFKVDGLKKPFTPAPPKINTTAELMCAEAILDISKTVMSGAFHPNVGLSSCVPTESSLQSSLLHNCPGGESDDSSIDSEDGIEQEIRKFLEQKAQMHKQPPTSTVAQECQSINEREKVKAKQVATQNKPPRLSLTQRRKHKEENGCISKVSTIDSRIKDTPPKALPEHRKDSRLSVLSQRSPTHLVAGSHKTEQGGDKSSSLDSDEDLDTAIKDLLKTKRKSKKKTRDLKRKSRKCLKEDEPLLRNALQTKKLKCDPISKRSALKKIDKRKDDMKDKSGSNKKNISQHKPTDENEMHHASCTEVKTEAVKEPLLLHNTQYAVPIKDDSSSVDSDDSIEQEIRRFLAEKAKVCTAEKSKDEDACRNGTVKVCFPLQDKDTEQENQLAEIPRKPSPSQERQLHTMPQSLLPDISAIGAQSHLSLVQSCSHSVLEPADGAGAARTEQRRPNTGRGHGQDVDPRMERVRPNISPNVAYSLSESIKGSQSLGLPTTETRTPSRTPFHITSSKLSETTSANTPYQSRSINLKPQTPVAAWSSARTSGSPFPCTKETFVNTPFRSSVLNFSIAGQHARRSFAQRLLPGHSSQCPVEGEAESMVHMSKDKSVFVELESNRTNHVQVRSRERSEVKERVDLLSEKKREGESMKIGDKEVHLIKTEEEFVDETDCESGNRRDPEMKQGFSSLSLSSAIDPGITFRPCIALTTEDRSSMFNRRYLAEKYKKGKAHLSSVPVPNHTEQHVKRKLQFVPSSRRNEAPSQLYIIQ